From Xanthomonas citri pv. mangiferaeindicae:
AGCCGAACCAGCGCTCGGCGAAGAAGAAATGGCCGCTCATTTCGCCGGCCAGTTCGGCACCGGTCTCGCGCATCTTGGCCTTGATCAGCGAGTGGCCGGTCTTCCACATCAACGGGCTGCCGCCGTGACGCAGCACATGGCCGGTCAAGCGTCCCGTGCATTTGACGTCGTGGACGATCAATGCGCCGGGATTGCGTTCGAGCAGGTCGGCGGCAAATAGCATCAGCAAGCGATCGGCGTCGATGATGGCGCCATCGGCGGCAACCACACCCAGCCGGTCGCCATCGCCGTCGAAGGCCACACCCAGATCGGCGTCCATGCGCTTGACCACATCGATCAGGTCGGCCAGGTTGCGCGGCTCGCTCGGATCGGGGTGGTGGTTCGGGAAGGTGCCGTCGATCTCGCAGTGCAGCGGGATCACGTCGGCGCCGATCGCCTCGAGCACGCGTGGGCCCAGTGTGCCCGCTGCGCCGTTGCCGGCATCGACGACGACCTTCAGCGGCCGTGCAATCTGGATGTCGTCGGCGATGCGCCGGACGTAGTCGTCGGCGAGATCGCGTTCGACCAGCCCACCGGGAACGGGCGCGGCATACAGGCGTTCACCTGCGATGCGCGCGTGCAGGTCGGCAATGGCGTCGCCCGCCAGCGTCTCGCCGCCGACAACGATCTTGAAGCCGTTGTATTCGGGCGGGTTGTGGCTGCCGGTGATCGACACGCAGCAACCGGTGCGCAGGTGGTAGGCGGCGAAGTAGGTCAGCGGCGTCGGCACCAAGCCAATGTCGACGACATTGCGCCCGCTCGCGCGCAGCCCGGCGACGAGGCCGGCGGCGAGGTCGGGCCCCGAGAGCCGGCCGTCGCGGCCGACCACGATCTCGTCGAGCCCCTGCTCGTGCATCAGCGAGCCGATCGCGCGTCCGATCGACTCGGCGATCGCGGCATCGAGTGTGCGCCCGACGACGCCCCGGATGTCGTAGGCGCGGAAGATCGCAGGATCGAGCCGCGCCGCTGCCGGTTTAGGGGCGGTGGCTGGTGCCGGGCGGTGCACCGGCCGGTCCACATCCGCGGTTTGCAACGACTGGGCGAGCGTGGGCTCGGCATCGGGTTCGCTGCCGGCAGGCGAGCGCCGCCGTGCGAGCCGCCCCACCGCGATCGCCAGGACCAGCAGCGTCGCGGCGAGCACCCACAACGGCAATGCGGATAGTCCAAGTGGCGGGCGACCGACGTGCGGAGTCGCCGCGACGATCCGCAGTTGCGTGCCCGGCACCGGTCGGCCCAGGCGCTCGGCGACGTTCGACAGCGCCGGCTCGCCGCGCGCCATCAGGGTCTGGCTTCCCTGCCGTAGTGCGACGTAGGTCGCCGGGTCGACATCGGCAGCGGCCAGGCCGGCGGTCGCGCGCTCGAGCGGGAGCACAGCGATCGCCACCCCCACCGGTCGCGCGCCCGCATGCGCCGGGGCAGTGATCAGAACCTGCGGACCGGCGGGGCCGTGGGCCACCATCAGCACCGGCTCGCCGGCGGCGAGTGCGCTTTCGAGGGCTGCGAGCCGGCCGAAACGGCCTTGCGCCAAGGCGTTGTACTCGCTGCGCAGATCGTGCGGGACCACCATCACGCCGGTCGCGCCGGGCCAGTCGCGGCCGAGTGCGGCACCGGCGGCATCCAGGCGGCCGTCCTGCAGCGCGCGCTGCACCGGTGCGCTGGCCAGGCGTTCGCGCATCCGCCGCAGCTCGGCCTGCAGCGCCTGTCCGGTCGCATCGACCGCGGCATCGCGCGCCTGCGTCACGCTGGTGCTGCGCTGCCCGGCCTGCCACTGACGGACGCCCTGCCAGGCGCACCATAAGGCCAGCAGCGCCAGCACCACGGCGAGCACCGGTGCAACGCGTCCCAACTGCGTCATCAGTTCGCGTGTGCGATGCGGATCCTTCTCGCCCATGGCCTGTCCCCGTCAGCGTACGCCCGAGTGCCCGAATCCCCCGGCGCCACGTGCGGTGTCGACGAAAGTATCCACCACGTTGAGCGTCGCGCGCACCACCGGCAGCAGCACCAGCTGCGCGATGCGGTCGCCCGGTTCGATGGTGAAGGCGTCCTTGCCGCGGTGCCAGACGCTGATCATCAGCGGGCCCTGGTAGTCGGCGTCGATCAGGCCGGTGCCGTTGCCGAGCACGATGCCGTGCTTGTGGCCCAGCCCCGAACGCGGCAACACGACTGCGCACAGGCCCGGGTCACCGATATGGATCGCCAGGCCCGAGGGCACCAGCGCGACGTCGCCGGGCAACAGCGCCAACGGCTCGTCGAGCGCCGCGCGCAGGTCGAGACCGGCGCTGCCTTCGGTGGCGTAAGCCGGCAGCGGCCACTGCTGGCCGAAGCGGGCATCGAGCACGCGGACGTCGAGGATGTGATTCATGGCGGCTCCGGATCGAGGCGGTGGGCGATCAGCGCGACCAGGTCGGCCGCGACCGCGGTCTTGGGGCCGGGCCCCAGCGGGTGCTGGCCGGCGGCGTCGTACACCACCAGCAGGTTGTCGTCGCCTTCGAACCCGCTGCCGGCAACGCCGACGCGGTTGGCCGCGATCAGGTCGACGCGCTTGGCGGCGAGTTTGTGGCGGGCATTGCCATCGACATCGTCGGTCTCGGCGGCGAAGCCGACCACCAGCCGGGGCCGGCGCGGGTCGGCGGCGAGCTCGGCGAGGATGTCGCGCGTGCGCACCAATTCGAGCGTCAGGCCGACCTCGCCCACACGCTTCTTGATTTTCGAGGTCGCGACCTGGGCCGGCGTGAAGTCCGCGACCGCTGCGGCACCGACGTAGACGTCGGCGGGCAGGGCAGCGAACACCGCGTCATGCATCTGCGCGGCCGAGCGTACGTCCACGCGCGTCACGCCATCGGGTGTGGGCAGGTGCACGGGGCCGGCCACCAACAGCACGTCGGCACCGGCCCGCGC
This genomic window contains:
- a CDS encoding deoxyuridine 5'-triphosphate nucleotidohydrolase (catalyzes the formation of dUMP from dUTP); this translates as MNHILDVRVLDARFGQQWPLPAYATEGSAGLDLRAALDEPLALLPGDVALVPSGLAIHIGDPGLCAVVLPRSGLGHKHGIVLGNGTGLIDADYQGPLMISVWHRGKDAFTIEPGDRIAQLVLLPVVRATLNVVDTFVDTARGAGGFGHSGVR
- a CDS encoding phosphomannomutase codes for the protein MTQLGRVAPVLAVVLALLALWCAWQGVRQWQAGQRSTSVTQARDAAVDATGQALQAELRRMRERLASAPVQRALQDGRLDAAGAALGRDWPGATGVMVVPHDLRSEYNALAQGRFGRLAALESALAAGEPVLMVAHGPAGPQVLITAPAHAGARPVGVAIAVLPLERATAGLAAADVDPATYVALRQGSQTLMARGEPALSNVAERLGRPVPGTQLRIVAATPHVGRPPLGLSALPLWVLAATLLVLAIAVGRLARRRSPAGSEPDAEPTLAQSLQTADVDRPVHRPAPATAPKPAAARLDPAIFRAYDIRGVVGRTLDAAIAESIGRAIGSLMHEQGLDEIVVGRDGRLSGPDLAAGLVAGLRASGRNVVDIGLVPTPLTYFAAYHLRTGCCVSITGSHNPPEYNGFKIVVGGETLAGDAIADLHARIAGERLYAAPVPGGLVERDLADDYVRRIADDIQIARPLKVVVDAGNGAAGTLGPRVLEAIGADVIPLHCEIDGTFPNHHPDPSEPRNLADLIDVVKRMDADLGVAFDGDGDRLGVVAADGAIIDADRLLMLFAADLLERNPGALIVHDVKCTGRLTGHVLRHGGSPLMWKTGHSLIKAKMRETGAELAGEMSGHFFFAERWFGFDDGLYAAARLLEILALQADPTAALHALPVGVSTPELKVDVPGGDPHAFVARFLAQAAFDGARLSTIDGLRADWPDGWGLVRASNTTPVLVLRFDADDAQALARIQALFRERLLAIEPELTLPF